A single Corticium candelabrum chromosome 16, ooCorCand1.1, whole genome shotgun sequence DNA region contains:
- the LOC134192583 gene encoding large ribosomal subunit protein bL34m-like, with product MALWRGIHNLTCARLYLSNLRLPACRLQQQQQKFFLSTMSCRPLASLCSLGKPVYRFRPSMIFPVFTNGVSLCNVRTPGNMQTRYVTRGREYQPSTLRRKRKFGFLARLMSRTGRKILARRRKKGRKFLTH from the exons ATGGCGTTGTGGCGTGGTATTCACAATTTGACTTGTGCAAG GCTTTATCTATCAAATTTACGACTACCAGCTTGCAGACtccagcagcaacagcagaagTTTTTCCTCTCCACAATGTCATGCAGACCGTTAGCATCACTTTGTTCTCTTGGAAAGCCAGTGTATAGATTTAGGCCATCGATGATCTTTCCTGTGTTTACAAACGGAGTCTCTCTATGTAATGTTCGAACACCGGGAAACATGCAGACTCGATATGTCACTCGTGGACGAGAATACCAACCGAGCACTCTGAGAAGGAAACGTAAATTTGGTTTTCTTGCCCGGCTCATGTCAAGAACGGGTCGCAAGATCCTTGCCAGGAGAAGAAAGAAGGGTCGAAAATTCCTCACACACTAG
- the LOC134192581 gene encoding uncharacterized protein LOC134192581 → MRKCVVLMFVLLFALLHAYGENTCHNGKGDCSSRETLEHYKVNDDPFSAYFAVKETEDESELFQRGHMKPLGYHRPPVRITEELNHMIAPEDFHQHYVARHRPLVIRNAVKYWNATWRWTDEYLAGEFGDVSMKMETKDDNKFDIPADMKFREFLDIYKSRDVYMVDEVLPEMREDVILPTCLRCEEMTERFFVSYFWMSYGGTSSKIHVDTDENLLCVLHGAKTLLLISPLYSHEVHADDTQILGVSRIDPTAVDFKQFPRAKNIRYEIAHINAGDLVYIPQFWWHHVISHSGRQQAVALWWKSSPISGPPGSPVLTYGSNTNRYSFASSLVYYEQWVLNVSSTAPRLKCEMQTVRMSQFQWETDRDPDSPQTKEYGYDDEQKHALWVNGDYKDDNEDDDDIEGDETVCQFNASDWRSPCFLKDCHVNDRHPVCLRYIIDYCHEVADKACVIEIPQLLNKLYGDEYRSIPNARKRWGDDISKD, encoded by the exons ATGCGGAAATGCGTAGTCCTAATGTTCGTACTTTTGTTTGCACTGCTGCACGCATATGGTGAAAACACCTGCCACAATGGCAAAGGCGACTGTTCGTCTCGCGAAACTCTCGAGCACTACAAAGTCAACGACGATCCTTTTTCCGCATACTTTGCTGTAAAAGAGACGGAAGACGAGAGCGAGTTGTTCCAAAGAGGCCACATGAAGCCTCTAGGATATCACAGACCGCCGGTACGTATCACAGAAGAGTTGAATCATATGATAGCCCCGGAGGACTTCCACCAGCATTATGTTGCCCGCCATCGACCTCTCGTAATTCGCAACGCCGTCAAATACTGGAATGCCACATGGCGGTGGACAGATGAGTATCTCGCAGGCGAGTTTGGAGACGTGAGTATGAAAATGGAGACAAAAGATGACAACAAGTTTGATATCCCAGCTGATATGAAATTCAGAGAATTCCTGGATATAtataagtcacgtgacgtttACATGGTGGATGAAGTCTTGCCTGAGATGCGCGAGGATGTCATACTACCTACTTGTCTTCGATGTGAGGAGATGACCGAACGATTTTTTGTGTCGTACTTTTGGATGAGCTATGGTGGCACGTCCTCGAAAATCCACGTTGACACCGACGAGAACCTCCTCTGTGTTCTGCATGGTGCCAAAACTCTGCTTCTCATCTCACCTCTGTATTCACACGAAGTCCATGCAGATGACACTCAAATTCTTGGCGTATCCAGGATTGATCCCACGGCTGTTGACTTCAAACAATTTCCTCGAGCAAAGAACATTCGCTACGAGATAGCTCATATTAATGCCGGTGATCTCGTTTATATACCTCAGTTTTGGTGGCATCATGTTATATCGCATTCTGGCCGACAGCAAGCCGTTGCTTTATGGTGGAAATCAAGCCCTATTAGTGGACCTCCCGGAAGTCCTGTTCTGACTTATGGTAGCAACACCAATCGATATTCATTTGCGAGTTCTCTTGTATATTACGAGCAGTGGGTGTTAAACGTTAGCAGCACGGCTCCACGACTAAAGTGTGAAATGCAGACCGTTCGGATGAGCCAATTCCAATGGGAGACTGATCGAGATCCCGACAGTCCACAAACGAAAGAGTACGGCTATGATGATGAACAAAAGCATGCACTGTGGGTAAACGGTGATTACAAAGATGACAATGAAGATGACGATGATATAGAG GGTGATGAGACGGTTTGCCAATTCAATGCCAGCGACTGGAGGAGTCCCTGCTTTCTGAAGGACTGTCACGTGAACGATCGGCATCCTGTGTGCTTGCGTTACATCATAGACTATTGCCACGAGGTGGCAGACAAAGCGTGTGTTATTGAAATCCCCCAACTTCTCAATAAGCTGTATGGAGATGAATACAGATCAATTCCTAATGCAAGAAAGCGATGGGGAGACGACATTTCCAAGGACTGA
- the LOC134192317 gene encoding traB domain-containing protein-like: MASADPFQAPYVVNVDPPGLPKTVTRLTTEFGSFVYLVGTAHFSRESCEDVATTIDLVRPNVVLLELCTARTGVVALDESEMLEEAKTMNLQKLRSNIQAHGFTSGIVSSLLLLLTAHITKELGMAPGGEFRTAYKHACGIAGCRIVCGDRPIQITLTRIIRAMSLWQKCKFGWYLLTCRDPISKEDVEKCKDKDLLQQLLEQFAGEYPEVTEVLVNERDQYLVHSLRKAAQPVHSRLIGGPEPIVVVGVVGMGHVLGIVSNWDKKIDIKSLVSIPKPSVVGRVISVGIKIGFYGLCIYGVYRLGKTWKLI, translated from the exons ATGGCATCTGCAG ATCCGTTTCAAGCTCCCTACGTCGTCAATGTCGACCCACCCGGCTTACCAAAGACTGTAACCAGACTGACGACAGAATTCGGCTCGTTCGTCTATCTGGTTGGGACGGCACACTTTAGCAGAGAAAGCTGTGAAGACGTAGCCACC aCTATTGATTTGGTCAGACCAAATGTCGTCCTGTTAGAGTTGTGTACAGCAAGAACGGGCGTCGTTGCATTGGATGAGAGTGAGATGCTCGAGGAGGCGAAAACAATGAATTTACAGAAATTAAGAAGCAATATTCAGGCACACGGATTTACCAGTGGAATTGTGTCGTCGTTGTTACTCTTGTTGACAGCACATATAACCAAAGAGCTAGGAATGGCACCTGGAGGAGAATTCAGAACAGCATACAAACAT GCTTGTGGTATTGCTGGTTGTAGGATTGTCTGCGGTGACAGACCCATTCAG ATTACATTGACACGGATAATAAGAGCAATGTCGCTATGGCAAAAATGCAAATTTGGTTGGTACCTCTTGACTTGTCGTGATCCAATCAG CAAAGAAGATGTTGAAAAGTGTAAAGACAAGGACCTGCTTCAACAGTTACTTGAGCAGTTTGCTGGCGAATACCCCGAAGTAACCGAAGTTCTTGTCAATGAACGAGACCAGTATCTCGTACACTCTCTGAGAAAGGCAGCCCAACCCGTTCACTCCAGACTTATTGGAG GTCCGGAACCAATTGTAGTGGTCGGAGTTGTTGGAATGGGTCACGTGCTTGGGATAGTCAGTAACTGGGATAagaaaattgatatcaaatctCTTGTCAG CATCCCGAAACCTTCGGTTGTTGGACGTGTCATCTCTGTGGGTATAAAGATTGGATTTTATGGACTCTGTATCTACGGGGTGTACCGACTCGGCAAGACTTGGAAGCTGATATAG
- the LOC134192227 gene encoding protein lin-52 homolog — MAGKARRDAELESLMSHERLDRSSPDLWPGSGALLHDTNQFVSSSRGSLMHLSRDSSPEWLHSIKQDDTEMLHEFGSLTSSQLVEKVKALQNLAYQLGLEEAKEMTRGKFLNVLGVDKSNSK; from the coding sequence ATGGCCGGAAAGGCGAGGCGAGACGCGGAACTGGAAAGTCTTATGAGTCACGAACGGCTTGATCGTAGTTCTCCCGACCTGTGGCCCGGATCCGGCGCTTTGCTTCATGACACAAATCAATTTGTCAGCAGCAGTCGAGGTTCTCTCATGCATTTGAGTAGAGATTCGTCACCGGAATGGCTCCATAGCATCAAGCAGGACGACACGGAGATGCTTCACGAGTTCGGCAGTCTGACGTCGTCGCAGCTTGTGGAAAAAGTGAAGGCGCTCCAGAATCTCGCTTACCAATTGGGTCTTGAAGAGGCGAAAGAGATGACACGGGGAAAATTTTTGAACGTTCTAGGAGTCGATAAATCAAATAGCAAGTAG
- the LOC134192506 gene encoding uncharacterized protein LOC134192506: protein MTFWDEDRCPYGRVTPDYGQGLGSAKVPSHLPFPSSNNFQPVKRHAGKPHIDRRSSVDLFSDIRVVQPNQVIFRMLAKMTATSSDTNEALLFTKPPIQLVPGRILASSQSGGILDKVIAVSSIGTYQIIKTISASLEDIIKYADFTEQVQLRSLIHKSAIEHLPEPDALQNIISANTPSLEGAPVTYVVPRNVAIYKCVGDYSSGTYMIVLPKQSAATLALDNGEGIVSIQSSGFIEIVQSVTSSGGHTFVHTTLADCTQSRAPVQVKSDITTTSSISVTPSITGLGGDGTLGLLIYKDYLPSSLDISVGDAVVGRPSGPLAGYVKSYFDSADGTLTYIELDPTSGIGRPACRPDEDLGVVVGGGGELGPVVIGEGATDTDRLDISPIDEYSTDQEEQIAKTWCNKTVRTPFFLHQIIQSQISSVGKLTAKLQVSFSPTVTMTLRSSHTSPFVSKIGFDFRGGAVMGTKTKVNVDSTEYNISGTVEGPSGVEALSVGQQLSSFCVDIGLICIPGRLLFSANFSYSIAYTLASSAQFAFTHEYESTGTLNFGIQWRTNIGFEYNKKVEMKAHQTLPTGTFTSTSQTRGQSASLTTTFLPSFGIEWPAPYKLSDYIETIIPVFINSRLTTSSVTSSAFSSFSADFRPQLVGQWKATECEDGCHFNQKLGVDILAGIEEVGALSTLDFRYLKSSKYLQPWKSAELVDIVTGLCLQQASPCACNCPGNAPCHSFGNINLCQACACAGNPSCSCVQPCPPGTIEDKDITGTIRCKCRCSDFGLADLNANGTCECGCICNDGSVSVIGPDGHCDCSCKCNNCEDATLGPSGCSCPNDRCPACAEGLEPVWQDCVCSCQSKQGRGGLPPVCADGWKGPFCDVPDCSPWPFCSDNGICTIPFGNSADGHPYCVCDDQWIGSGCHIARPRPGGGDPHLQTLDGISYDFFDIGEFWYCKSKRNDFGMSTRFFKYQHASLIGAVAVKAGFSVVTITTPTQASSTDLPFLRINGVLVVLTNGLMLDLDNEQVHVEAVLFSNGSMESSNDNSGSSVALIAFQYASGVSVTIDVRYSFGMQRQFINILFSPTASFKRSTEGLCGYMDGDMSNDLAYFDKRRIDRTFSGSGLNGTWSWNHSNFHKDDKLDITYTDPNFVPVYSVNDLDSDLVKMARSVCSQLGLSGVRLDECVFDVAVTNDTSLAEQETFQIGCPTQCSGRGRCVNGSCVCLPGWYGDDCSTGSCANCSRNGECVSGFCQCHFGWDGPHCDIPATCYGVENCTSLLHGLCKAKDVCECTPGFTGITCNERAVCLNVNECSDHGVCVDHDKCKCDVGWAGSNCSVFSCEVNGYCSGHGSCVGFDVCLCDVGWGGRSCALPLCTSLNDCSGNGDCTSPGVCSCYNGYTRDDCSVPDRCPRLNDCSSNGLCVSQNGVDVCRCFPGYKGRNCSESSCAGRNDCSGHGKCIEVDLCQCDYGYMGADCSSYSCEQHRFCSGRGRCLSLDKCTCDSKWSGAACDVPDCSGVRNCSSLTQGTCIGPDTCLCAVQYDGSDCSILAGPNINPPVFGNHSVVTVPVASDSLVGTPVLTRSATDKDSGKNGRLTYTIISSNNDHSYFKVDRNTGQVKTAKSVSDRQGTLLVFTLTATDNGVPSLLASIKIRISVIPPNQYCPTFSEFPNTVIVSELALPGTSVVNLTATDLDGSDTFNGNVLFSLIGNKDFSIDSQSGEITTERLLTAEAYSLTVVASDQGSPQCNNKAIINVRVHSTNTAPVCNPSSVATSLPYDVSVGTIVFKLLAVDPDNGSDGQLSSYISNFRSTFLNNVSPFRLIERNGEAYVAVTSSLAQPSGSGSVYYDAFFQVNVRDSGTRPKSCSYSAAVVVTQRFQFRHLMVSSALHENVRKGTVVLTNPSLQLVTNVSNVKYELFNAYHLPIDINPTTGILTVSKSLNYEEVKDYDVSVVARTDQIPGAFAVASLSINVQDVNDNPPRFSFSRYTVYVREDAAGGRRLLSLTATDVDSVGGPVSYSVSSQTPLNASSVFVVSQSNGGVDLTLARGELLNYQTTPFYEIVIKAFDSADARLFSETSIRVVVEAVVFSHPFFMDRLYRAEISENLPNGSLVLSVEALVNDKSSGAVSYRLTDQRSPPTMKRVEAFGITDNGHIQVSDSSLLDYENVKEIHLTVIASLAGTRLLTAETAVIVSLNDTNDNRPQFTNETFTGTISIDDPVGTTIVIVTATDADSGSNSMVTYDLAVADADQPLNVTSSGVVILSRSLDHSTSDLYLFTVVAYDGGQPSLSGTASVQVTVQCSSSGRCGSVQSPNSVSGAPSAIVIGCSVGGVVLIIALLILVFVLRARTTNKGNKENKEIVPDEKDSSGYNRETAIGFSNPVYSPSVENPDDAYESLDDTRTQSAPTVITRQCNRVAGSERKRVRDGPLRKSVPTKEADMCEDTDADRADGSVDTHL from the exons ATGACTTT CTGGGATGAAGATCGCTGCCCATATGGTCGAGTTACACCTGACTATGGCCAAGGTCTAGGCAGTGCTAAAGTCCCCAGTCACCTTCCATTTCCGTCATCTAATAATTTTCAGCCAGTGAAACGTCATGCTGGTAAACCTCACATTGACCGACGCTCTTCCGTTGACCTCTTTTCAGATATCAGAGTTGTTCAGCCAAATCAAGTGATTTTCAGAATGCTGGCAAAAATGACTGCAACAAGTAGTGATACAAACGAAGCTTTGCTTTTCACCAAACCACCAATACAATTGGTCCCTGGACGCATTCTGGCGAGCTCTCAAAGTGGAGGAATTTTAGACAAGGTTATTGCTGTGTCGTCTATTGGTACTTACCAAATTATCAAGACTATTTCTGCATCATTGGAAGACATCATCAAGTATGCTGACTTCACTGAACAAGTACAACTAAGAAGTCTCATTCATAAATCAGCCATAGAGCATCTTCCTGAACCGGATGCTTTACAGAACATCATTAGTGCCAACACTCCTTCTCTTGAAGGCGCACCAGTTACATATGTTGTTCCAAGAAATGTTGCAATTTATAAGTGTGTTGGAGACTATAGCAGTGGAACATACATGATTGTGCTACCCAAACAATCGGCTGCTACTCTTGCACTTGACAACGGTGAAGGGATTGTAAGCATACAGAGCTCAGGATTTATAGAAATTGTGCAGTCTGTAACCTCGTCTGGTGGTCACACATTTGTTCACACAACTCTAGCTGATTGCACTCAATCAAGAGCTCCTGTACAAGTCAAGTCTGACATCACGACAACCTCTTCCATATCTGTTACTCCATCAATAACTGGACTGGGTGGTGATGGAACGTTGGGTTTGTTGATCTACAAAGACTATTTACCTTCTAGTTTAGACATCTCTGTCGGTGATGCTGTGGTTGGCCGTCCAAGTGGTCCATTAGCTGGTTATGTTAAGAGCTACTTTGACTCTGCAGACGGTACTCTGACATACATTGAACTGGATCCAACAAGTGGTATCGGAAGACCTGCATGTCGACCAGATGAGGATCTTGGTGTTGtcgttggtggtggtggagagTTGGGACCTGTTGTGATAGGAGAAGGTGCCACTGATACGGACCGTCTTGACATCAGTCCAATTGATGAATATAGCACTGATCAAGAAGAGCAAATTGCAAAGACTTGGTGCAACAAGACGGTTAGAACTCCCTTCTTTCTCCATCAGATCATTCAATCACAA ATTTCTTCTGTAGGTAAATTAACAGCTAAATTACAAGTTTCATTCTCACCTACAGTCACGATGACTCTGAGAAGCAGTCACACTAGTCCGTTTGTGTCCAAAATTGGCTTTGACTTTAGAGGCGGAGCAGTGATGGGCACCAAGACCAAAGTCAACGTCGACTCAACTGAGTATAACat ttcTGGTACTGTTGAAGGACCATCAGGAGTAGAGGCCTTGTCTGTTGGTCAACAGTTGTCATCATTCTGTGTAGACATCGGTCTAATTTGTATACCCGGTCGTCTTCTGTTTTCTGCCAACTTCTCATATTCTATTGCTTACACA CTGGCTAGCTCTGCTCAGTTTGCCTTCACTCATGAATACGAATCAACAGGAACATTGAATTTTGGCATACAGTGGCGTACAAACATTGGGTTTGAGTACAACAAGAAG GTTGAAATGAAGGCTCATCAGACACTGCCTACAGGAACATTCACGTCCACCAGCCAGACTAGAGGTCAATCTGCGTCTTTGACAACGACATTTTTGCCTTCATTTGGGATAGAATGGCCTGCTCCCTATAAACTATCTGACTATATTGAAACGATTATTCCTGTTTTCATCAATAGCCGATTAACAACGAGCTCCGTTACCTCATCTGCGTTTTCTTCATTCAGCGCAGACTTCCGACCACAACTAGTGGGTCAGTGGAAAGCAACCGAATGCGAGGACGGCTGTCATTTTAATCAA AAACTGGGCGTAGATATTCTGGCAGGGATCGAAGAGGTGGGTGCATTGAGCACTCTAGACTTCCGCTATCTGAAGTCTTCTAAGTATCTTCAACCATGGAAGTCAGCAGAGCTCGTAGACATCGTTACGGGCTTGTGTCTGCAACAGGCGTCACCTTGTGCTTGCAATTGCCCTGGGAATGCCCCTTGTCACAGCTTTGGCAACATCAACTTGTGTCAAGCTTGCGCATGTGCCGGTAACCCATCTTGCTCATGTGTCCAACCTTGTCCTCCCGGTACAATAGAAGACAAGGATATAACGGGGACGATTCGTTGTAAATGTCGCTGTTCGGATTTTGGTTTGGCTGATTTAAACGCAAACGGTACTTGTGAG TGTGGATGCATCTGCAATGACGGCAGCGTCAGTGTAATTGGACCGGATGGGCACTGTGATTGCTCTTGTAAGTGCAACAACTGTGAAGATGCTACTCTGGGACCGAGCGGATGCAGCTGTCCCAATGACAG ATGCCCGGCTTGTGCAGAAGGTTTGGAACCAGTTTGGCAagattgtgtgtgtagttgtcaGTCAAAGCAAGGACGAGGAGGATTACCACCCGTTTGTGCTGATGGCTGGAAGGGACCATTTTGCGATGTACCTGACTGCAGTCCCTGGCCAT TTTGCTCTGATAACGGCATTTGTACAATTCCATTTGGAAACAGCGCAGACGGGCACCCGTATTGTGTTTGTGATGACCAGTGGATAGGATCTGGATGTCACATAGCCCGCCCTCGACCAGGTGGTGGAGATCCTCATTTACAAACACTAGACG GTATTAGTTATGACTTCTTTGATATTGGAGAGTTTTGGTATTGCAAGAGCAAACGTAACGACTTTGGCATGTCAACACGATTCTTTAAGTATCAACATGCCTCTCTCATTGGAGCTGTGGCTGTGAAAGCAGGTTTTAGTGTAGTCACTATTACAACTCCTACTCAAGCAAGTTCTACTGATCTACCTTTTCTTAG AATCAATGGCGTCTTGGTTGTTTTGACTAATGGCTTGATGTTGGATTTGGATAATGAGCAAGTGCACGTTGAAGCTGTTCTGTTCAGTAATGGCAGCATGGAAAGCAGCAATGACAATAGTGGCAGCAGTGTAGCTCTGATTGCATTTCAGTATGCCAGTGGTGTCTCTGTGACCATCGACGTGCGTTACAGTTTTGGCATGCAGCGTCAATTCATCAACATACTATTCTCACCAACTGCCTCATTCAAACGCTCAACTGAAGGTTTGTGTGGATATATGGACGGAGATATGAGCAATGATCTG GCTTATTTCGATAAGA gGCGAATTGATAGGACATTTAGTGGATCTGGTTTAAATGGCACGTGGTCATGGAATCACTCCAACTTCCACAAGGATGACAAATTGGACATTACGTACACTGATCCCAACTTTGTTCCTGTTTATAGTGTCAACGATTTGGATTCTGATCTTGTCAAG ATGGCACGATCTGTGTGCTCTCAACTTGGACTGAGTGGAGTGAGGCTTGACGAGTGCGTGTTTGACGTTGCAGTGACTAATGATACATCACTGGCAGAGCAAGAAACATTCCAGATTG GATGTCCAACTCAATGTTCTGGCAGAGGTCGCTGTGTCAATGgttcttgtgtgtgtctgcctggtTGGTATGGAGATGACTGTAGTACAG GATCATGTGCCAACTGTAGTAGAaatggtgagtgtgtgtctggcTTCTGTCAATGTCATTTTGGTTGGGACGGACCTCACTGTGATATTCCAG CAACTTGCTATGGAGTTGAAAACTGCACGAGTCTTTTACATGGTCTGTGCAAGGCCAAagatgtgtgtgagtgcacaCCAGGATTCACAGGGATCACGTGCAACGAGAGAGCTGTGTGTCTTAATGTGAATGAATGTTCTGATCATGGAGTGTGTGTTGATCATGACAAGTGCAAGTGTGATGTTGGATGGGCAGGAAGCAACTGCAGCGTCTTCTCGTGTGAAGTGAACGGATACTGCAGCG GTCATGGTTCATGTGTTGGTTTtgatgtctgtctctgtgacGTCGGTTGGGGTGGTAGAAGTTGTGCTCTTCCTCTTTGCACTAGTTTAAACGATTGTTCTGGAAACGGAGACTGTACATCTCCTGGAGTTTGTAGTTGCTATAATGGTTATACACGAGACGACTGTTCTGTTCCTGACCGCTGTCCTCGACTCAATGATTGTTCTTCTAACGGTTTGTGTGTCTCACAGAACGGAGTGGATGTGTGTAGATGTTTTCCAGGTTATAAAGGACGAAACTGCAGCGAGTCGTCATGCGCAGGCAGAAATGATTGTTCTGGTCACGGCAAGTGTATCGAAGTGGATCTGTGTCAGTGTGATTATGGATATATGGGAGCTGATTGCAGCAGTTATTCGTGCGAGCAACATCGATTCTGTTCGG GTCGTGGTCGTTGTTTGTCACTGGACAAATGTACGTGTGACAGCAAGTGGAGCGGTGCAGCGTGTGACGTGCCTGACTGTTCGGGAGTTAGAAACTGTTCCAGTTTGACTCAGGGAACTTGCATCGGCCCAGATACGTGTCTGTGTGCAGTTCAATATGATGGCAGCGATTGTAGCATTTTGGCTGGGCCAAACATCAACCCACCGGTATTCGGTAATCATTCTGTCGTCACTGTACCAGTGGCTAGTGATTCTCTAGTGGGAACTCCCGTCTTAACACGTTCAGCTACAGACAAAGACTCGGGAAAGAACGGTCGTCTTACTTACACAATCATCAGCTCCAACAATGATCATTCCTACTTCAAAGTTGACCGCAACACGGGACAAGTCAAAACAGCCAAGTCGGTCAGTGACCGGCAAGGAACATTACTCGTTTTTACGTTGACTGCAACGGATAACGGCGTACCTTCTCTTTTGGCGTCAATCAAAATTCGAATTTCTGTGATTCCACCCAACCAATATTGTCCGACATTTAGTGAATTTCCTAATACGGTTATTGTGTCTGAATTGGCTTTGCCTGGTACTTCTGTTGTGAATTTGACAGCAACTGACTTGGACGGTAGCGACACTTTCAACGGCAATGTGTTATTTTCACTCATTGGGAATAAAGATTTCTCAATCGATTCTCAGTCTGGTGAGATAACAACTGAGCGGTTACTGACGGCTGAAGCGTACAGTTTGACTGTCGTTGCTTCTGATCAAGGAAGTCCACAATGCAACAATAAAGCCATCATTAACGTTCGCGTCCATTCTACTAACACGGCTCCTGTTTGTAATCCTTCAAGTGTGGCTACTTCGTTGCCTTATGATGTTTCTGTGGGTACAATTGTATTCAAACTGCTGGCTGTCGACCCTGACAATGGAAGTGATGGACAACTTAGCTCCTACATTTCCAATTTTAGATCAACATTCCTCAATAATGTGTCTCCTTTCAGACTCATTGAGAGAAATGGCGAGGCCTATGTAGCAGTTACGTCGTCTCTCGCTCAGCCTTCTGGAAGTGGCTCAGTCTATTATGATGCTTTTTTTCAAGTAAACGTACGGGACTCGGGAACACGGCCCAAGTCATGCAGCTACTCTGCAGCCGTCGTCGTCACGCAGAGGTTTCAATTTAGACATTTAATGGTATCTTCTGCGCTTCACGAGAATGTACGTAAAGGAACCGTTGTTTTAACGAATCCATCTCTGCAGCTAGTGACGAACGTCAGTAATGTGAAATATGAATTGTTCAACGCTTATCATCTTCCCATTGACATCAATCCTACAACCGGAATATTAACGGTTTCGAAGTCACTCAACTACGAAGAAGTTAAAGACTACGACGTGAGCGTTGTTGCTAGGACTGACCAGATACCGGGAGCATTTGCTGTCGCTTCTTTATCCATAAACGTTCAAGATGTGAACGACAATCCACCTCGATTTTCCTTTTCTCGCTACACTGTCTATGTCCGAGAAGACGCAGCGGGAGGGAGGAGACTTTTATCTCTCACAGCTACAGACGTAGACTCCGTTGGAGGTCCTGTTTCATACTCTGTGTCTTCACAAACTCCACTAAACGCCagtagtgtgtttgttgtcagtCAATCGAATGGAGGTGTTGATTTGACATTAGCGAGAGGAGAATTGCTGAACTACCAAACGACTCCGTTTTATGAAATCGTTATTAAAGCTTTTGATAGCGCAGATGCACGTTTGTTTAGTGAAACGTCAATTCGTGTTGTGGTGGAGGCGGTCGTCTTCTCTCATCCCTTCTTTATGGACCGATTATACCGTGCGGAAATATCAGAAAATTTACCAAATGGCAGTTTGGTACTAAGCGTGGAAGCTCTCGTTAATGACAAGTCGAGTGGCGCGGTATCATACAGACTGACCGATCAACGGTCACCACCGACAATGAAACGTGTCGAGGCATTCGGCATCACCGACAATGGCCACATTCAAGTATCCGACTCATCTCTGCTCGACTACGAGAACGTGAAAGAAATTCATCTTACCGTGATTGCATCTCTAGCGGGGACGCGCTTGCTCACGGCCGAGACCGCCGTCATCGTCTCACTCAATGACACCAATGACAATCGTCCACAATTTACGAATGAGACATTTACCGGCACGATCTCTATTGATGATCCCGTTGGCACGACCATCGTCATAGTGACGGCAACCGATGCAGATTCTG GCTCCAATTCTATGGTCACATATGATTTGGCAGTGGCAGACGCTGATCAACCTCTAAATGTGACTTCATCTGGTGTCGTCATTCTTAGTCGGTCTCTCGATCACAGCACATCCGACCTATACCTATTCACAGTGGTAGCTTATGATGGCGGTCAGCCGTCTCTATCCGGCACCGCTTCTGTTCAAGTTACCGTTCAATGTTCCTCCTCCGGTCGGTGTGGATCCGTACAATCACCAAATTCAGTGTCAG GTGCACCGTCGGCAATTGTTATTGGATGTTCTGTCGGTGGTGTGGTGCTCATCATCGCTCTTCTCATCCTCGTTTTTGTCCTACGGGCTCggacaacaaacaaaggaaaCAAGGAGAACAAAGAGATTGTACCCGACGAGAA GGATTCGTCTGGCTACAATCGAGAGACTGCCATCGGTTTTTCGAATCCGGTCTACAGTCCGAGTGTCGAAAATCCGGACGACGCGTACGAGAGTTTGGACGACACGCGGACGCAGTCGGCTCCGACTGTAATAACACGACAGTGTAACAGAGTTGCCGGAAGCGAGCGCAAACGGGTACGAGATGGTCCGCTACGTAAGTCGGTACCGACGAAGGAAGCTGATATGTGTGAGGATACGGATGCGGATAGAGCGGACGGTAGTGTCGACACTCACCTCTGA